From the genome of Eublepharis macularius isolate TG4126 chromosome 12, MPM_Emac_v1.0, whole genome shotgun sequence, one region includes:
- the LOC129339075 gene encoding chemerin-like receptor 1 — MHLLSMVIYCIACLLGVTGNGLVIWIASFKMRKTVNAVWFLNLAVADFIFTFFLPLSVAYTALGFHWPFGKVLCKLNSTIAFLNMFASVFLLMVISMDRCASVVCPVWSRNYRTTKLACGIAVIVWIAALVLSAPYLIFRDTATNSRNVISCYNNFALSTDYNAAETRKIWRIRHRAMIITRFLFGFLIPFSVILVCYTLVVFRMKRRRLTKSSRPFKIIFAVTGSFFLCYFPYHAFSLLEMSKMSSSHEFKMALHIGIPLASSLAFFNSCINPILYVFVGQKTFRQSILSAFEGAFGEDSLLSTLSSKRKSRSVSQADIQMPNGLHLVPNHPSEP, encoded by the coding sequence CTTGGGGGTGACTGGAAACGGCCTCGTTATCTGGATTGCGAGCTTCAAGATGCGGAAGACGGTGAACGCCGTGTGGTTTCTCAACTTGGCAGTGGCTGATTTCATTTTCACGTTCTTCCTGCCCTTGAGCGTTGCCTACACAGCTCTGGGCTTCCACTGGCCCTTTGGAAAGGTTCTGTGCAAACTGAACAGCACCATTGCCTTCCTGAACATGTTTGCCAGCGTCTTCTTGCTGATGGTCATCAGCATGGATCGGTGCGCTTCTGTGGTCTGCCCGGTGTGGTCCAGAAACTACCGGACCACCAAGCTGGCTTGCGGCATTGCAGTGATTGTATGGATTGCCGCCTTAGTCCTGAGCGCTCCGTATCTCATTTTCCGAGACACGGCAACCAATTCCAGGAACGTCATCAGCTGCTACAACAACTTTGCTCTGTCCACTGACTATAATGCTGCGGAGACACGAAAGATCTGGAGGATAAGACACAGAGCCATGATCATCACCAGATTCCTGTTTGGCTTCCTCATTCCCTTCTCTGTGATCCTGGTCTGCTACACCCTTGTTGTGTTCAGGATGAAGAGGAGGCGCCTAACGAAGTCCTCCAGGCCCTTCAAGATCATCTTTGCAGTAACGGGGTCATTTTTCCTGTGCTATTTTCCGTACCAtgccttctccttgctggaaATGTCCAAAATGTCTTCCAGTCATGAGTTCAAAATGGCTTTGCACATAGGGATCCCTTTGGCTTCCAGTTTAGCCTTCTTCAACAGCTGCATTAACCCCATACTCTACGTGTTTGTAGGGCAGAAGACATTCCGGCAGTCTATCCTCTCGGCTTTCGAAGGGGCTTTTGGGGAGGACTCTCTTCTGTCCACCTTATCCAGCAAGAGAAAATCAAGATCCGTTTCCCAGGCAGATATTCAAATGCCAAATGGGTTACATCTTGTGCCAAATCACCCTTCAGAACCCTAG